In Nicotiana tabacum cultivar K326 chromosome 19, ASM71507v2, whole genome shotgun sequence, one DNA window encodes the following:
- the LOC107815806 gene encoding bifunctional phosphatase IMPL2, chloroplastic isoform X2 — MQLQMLSQSHFLSLNPRTSLPLSSSISAVNSRRIVSDSLAFPHSDTNSFAISSGVKLSSPTMTSNCILANHGDIADLGIENSELDKFAAVGNKLADAAGEVIRKYFRKSFDILDKEDSSPVTIADQAAEESMVKIIQENFPSHAIYGEEKGWRCKEEIAEYVWVLDPIDGTKSFITGKPLFGTLIALLYKGKPILGIIDQPVLKERWTGLSGRRTSLNGQEISTRSCSSLSKAYLYTTSPHLFEGDAELAFARVRSKVKVPLYGCDCYAYALLASGFVDLVIESGLKPYDILSLIPVIEGAGGIITDWKGQQLTWEASAGSPATSFNVVAAGDRQVHQQAVDALQWQ; from the exons ATGCAACTCCAAATGCTCTCTCAATCTCACTTCCTTTCTCTAAATCCCCGCACCTCTCTACCTCTTTCCTCATCAATCTCCGCCGTTAATAGCCGGAGAATCGTCTCCGATTCGCTTGCTTTTCCACATTCCGATACCAATTCGTTCGCAATCTCAAGCGGAGTCAAATTATCGTCGCCTACGATGACTTCGAATTGTATTCTCGCTAATCACGGAGATATTGCGGATTTAGGCATTGAGAACTCTGAGCTCGACAAATTTGCTGCTGTAGGTAACAAATTAGCTGATGCTGCTGGTGAAGTCATCCGCAAATATTTCCGGAAAAGCTTCGATATTCTCGATAAAGAAGATTCGA GTCCGGTGACGATTGCTGATCAAGCGGCGGAGGAATCTATGGTGAAGATAATTCAAGAGAATTTCCCTTCCCATGCAAT TTATGGAGAGGAGAAGGGATGGAGGTGTAAGGAGGAAATTGCAGAGTATGTTTGGGTTTTAGATCCAATAGATGGGACGAAGAGTTTCATTACAG GGAAACCCTTGTTTGGCACTCTTATTGCTCTGTTGTACAAAGGTAAACCG ATTCTTGGCATTATTGACCAGCCTGTACTGAAAGAGAGGTGGACTGGTTTAAGTGGGCGGCGCACTAGCTTGAATGGGCAAGAAATCTCCACTCGCAGTTGTTCAAGTCTTTCAAAGGCCTACCT GTACACTACTAGCCCACATTTGTTCGAAGGCGACGCCGAGCTTGCCTTTGCTCGTGTTAGAAGCAAG GTGAAAGTTCCACTGTATGGATGTGATTGCTATGCTTATGCCCTATTGGCTTCTGGATTTGTGGATCTTGTAATAGAGTCTGGTCTTAAG CCATACGACATCCTCTCACTTATACCAGTAATAGAAGGTGCCGGAGGAATTATAACCGACTGGAAAGGACAACAACTTACTTGGGAAGCTTCTGCTGGTTCACCAGCCACAA GTTTCAATGTAGTGGCAGCAGGTGATAGACAAGTTCACCAGCAAGCTGTGGATGCATTGCAGTGGCAGTAG
- the LOC107815806 gene encoding bifunctional phosphatase IMPL2, chloroplastic isoform X1: MQLQMLSQSHFLSLNPRTSLPLSSSISAVNSRRIVSDSLAFPHSDTNSFAISSGVKLSSPTMTSNCILANHGDIADLGIENSELDKFAAVGNKLADAAGEVIRKYFRKSFDILDKEDSSPVTIADQAAEESMVKIIQENFPSHAIYGEEKGWRCKEEIAEYVWVLDPIDGTKSFITGKPLFGTLIALLYKGKPILGIIDQPVLKERWTGLSGRRTSLNGQEISTRSCSSLSKAYLYTTSPHLFEGDAELAFARVRSKVKVPLYGCDCYAYALLASGFVDLVIESGLKGRKFRCFTSLSQ; this comes from the exons ATGCAACTCCAAATGCTCTCTCAATCTCACTTCCTTTCTCTAAATCCCCGCACCTCTCTACCTCTTTCCTCATCAATCTCCGCCGTTAATAGCCGGAGAATCGTCTCCGATTCGCTTGCTTTTCCACATTCCGATACCAATTCGTTCGCAATCTCAAGCGGAGTCAAATTATCGTCGCCTACGATGACTTCGAATTGTATTCTCGCTAATCACGGAGATATTGCGGATTTAGGCATTGAGAACTCTGAGCTCGACAAATTTGCTGCTGTAGGTAACAAATTAGCTGATGCTGCTGGTGAAGTCATCCGCAAATATTTCCGGAAAAGCTTCGATATTCTCGATAAAGAAGATTCGA GTCCGGTGACGATTGCTGATCAAGCGGCGGAGGAATCTATGGTGAAGATAATTCAAGAGAATTTCCCTTCCCATGCAAT TTATGGAGAGGAGAAGGGATGGAGGTGTAAGGAGGAAATTGCAGAGTATGTTTGGGTTTTAGATCCAATAGATGGGACGAAGAGTTTCATTACAG GGAAACCCTTGTTTGGCACTCTTATTGCTCTGTTGTACAAAGGTAAACCG ATTCTTGGCATTATTGACCAGCCTGTACTGAAAGAGAGGTGGACTGGTTTAAGTGGGCGGCGCACTAGCTTGAATGGGCAAGAAATCTCCACTCGCAGTTGTTCAAGTCTTTCAAAGGCCTACCT GTACACTACTAGCCCACATTTGTTCGAAGGCGACGCCGAGCTTGCCTTTGCTCGTGTTAGAAGCAAG GTGAAAGTTCCACTGTATGGATGTGATTGCTATGCTTATGCCCTATTGGCTTCTGGATTTGTGGATCTTGTAATAGAGTCTGGTCTTAAG GGGCGAAAATTTCGCTGTTTTACTTCCCTCAGCCAGTGA
- the LOC107815805 gene encoding 26S proteasome regulatory subunit S10B homolog B isoform X1, with translation MSTEEEAARRRTALADYRKKLLQHKELDARVRTVRENLRATKKEYAKTEDDLKSLQSVGQIIGEVLRPLDNERLIVKASSGPRYVVGCRSKVDKEKLTSGTRVVLDMTTLTIMRALPREVDPVVHNMLHEDPGNISYSAVGGLSDQIRELRESIELPLMNPELFLRVGIKPPKGVLLYGPPGTGKTLLARAIASNIDANFLKVVSSAIIDKYIGESARLIREMFNYARDHQPCIIFMDEIDAIGGRRFSEGTSADREIQRTLMELLNQLDGFDQLGKVKMIMATNRPDVLDPALLRPGRLDRKIEIPLPNEQSRMEVLKIHAAGIAKHGEIDYEAVVKLAEGFNGADLRNVCTEAGMSAIRAERDYVIHEDFMKAVRKLNEAKKLESSAHYSADFGKE, from the exons ATGTCTACCGAAGAAGAAGCCGCCCGACGCCGTACGGCACTCGCCGACTATCGGAAGAAGCTCCTTCAGCACAAGGAGCTTGATGCTCGTGTTCGGACAG TGAGAGAAAACTTGCGGGCTACCAAAAAAGAATATGCTAAAACCGAAGATGATTTAAAGTCTCTTCAGAGTGTTGGACAGATCATAGGAGAAGTGCTCAGACCTCTAGATAATGAGCGTT TGATAGTTAAAGCTAGCAGCGGCCCAAGGTATGTGGTCGGCTGTCGCAGTAAAGTGGACAAGGAAAAACTGACTTCAGGCACCAGAGTGGTTCTCGATATGACGACGCTTACAATTATGCGAGCACTCCCCCGTGAA GTTGATCCTGTAGTACACAACATGCTTCATGAAGATCCTGGTAACATAAGTTACTCCGCGGTAGGTGGACTGTCAGATCAGATCAGGGAGCTGAGAGAATCCATAGAGTTACCTCTAATGAACCCCGAGCTTTTCCTTCGGGTTGGGATTAAGCCTCCAAAG GGTGTTCTTCTCTATGGGCCGCCTGGAACGGGCAAGACATTGTTAGCAAGAGCAATCGCTAGCAATATAGACGCCAATTTCTTAAAG GTTGTATCAAGTGCCATTATTGATAAGTACATAGGTGAGAGTGCAAGATTAATCCGGGAAATGTTTAATTATGCTCGTGATCACCAA CCTTGCATCATTTTCATGGATGAGATTGATGCAATTGGTGGACGTCGTTTTAGCGAGGGAACAAGTGCAGACCGTGAAATTCAAAGAACGCTCATGGAGTTGCTTAATCAGTTGGATGGATTCGACCAGCTCGGCAAG gTAAAAATGATTATGGCAACAAATAGACCCGATGTTTTGGACCCAGCTCTTCTTCGCCCTGGTCGGTTAGATAGAAAGATAGAGATACCATTGCCTAATGAACAATCAAGAATGGAAGTCCTCAAGATCCATGCTGCTGGGATAGCCAAACATGGTGAAATTGATTATGAGGCTGTTGTCAAGCTTGCTGAG GGTTTTAATGGGGCTGATCTGCGGAATGTTTGCACTGAAGCCGGTATGTCTGCAATTCGTGCAGAGCGTGATTATGTCATCCATGAGGATTTCATGAAG GCGGTAAGGAAACTGAATGAAGCAAAGAAACTTGAATCAAGTGCTCACTACAGTGCTGATTTTGGTAAGGAATAA
- the LOC107815805 gene encoding 26S proteasome regulatory subunit S10B homolog B isoform X2, translating to MTTLTIMRALPREVDPVVHNMLHEDPGNISYSAVGGLSDQIRELRESIELPLMNPELFLRVGIKPPKGVLLYGPPGTGKTLLARAIASNIDANFLKVVSSAIIDKYIGESARLIREMFNYARDHQPCIIFMDEIDAIGGRRFSEGTSADREIQRTLMELLNQLDGFDQLGKVKMIMATNRPDVLDPALLRPGRLDRKIEIPLPNEQSRMEVLKIHAAGIAKHGEIDYEAVVKLAEGFNGADLRNVCTEAGMSAIRAERDYVIHEDFMKAVRKLNEAKKLESSAHYSADFGKE from the exons ATGACGACGCTTACAATTATGCGAGCACTCCCCCGTGAA GTTGATCCTGTAGTACACAACATGCTTCATGAAGATCCTGGTAACATAAGTTACTCCGCGGTAGGTGGACTGTCAGATCAGATCAGGGAGCTGAGAGAATCCATAGAGTTACCTCTAATGAACCCCGAGCTTTTCCTTCGGGTTGGGATTAAGCCTCCAAAG GGTGTTCTTCTCTATGGGCCGCCTGGAACGGGCAAGACATTGTTAGCAAGAGCAATCGCTAGCAATATAGACGCCAATTTCTTAAAG GTTGTATCAAGTGCCATTATTGATAAGTACATAGGTGAGAGTGCAAGATTAATCCGGGAAATGTTTAATTATGCTCGTGATCACCAA CCTTGCATCATTTTCATGGATGAGATTGATGCAATTGGTGGACGTCGTTTTAGCGAGGGAACAAGTGCAGACCGTGAAATTCAAAGAACGCTCATGGAGTTGCTTAATCAGTTGGATGGATTCGACCAGCTCGGCAAG gTAAAAATGATTATGGCAACAAATAGACCCGATGTTTTGGACCCAGCTCTTCTTCGCCCTGGTCGGTTAGATAGAAAGATAGAGATACCATTGCCTAATGAACAATCAAGAATGGAAGTCCTCAAGATCCATGCTGCTGGGATAGCCAAACATGGTGAAATTGATTATGAGGCTGTTGTCAAGCTTGCTGAG GGTTTTAATGGGGCTGATCTGCGGAATGTTTGCACTGAAGCCGGTATGTCTGCAATTCGTGCAGAGCGTGATTATGTCATCCATGAGGATTTCATGAAG GCGGTAAGGAAACTGAATGAAGCAAAGAAACTTGAATCAAGTGCTCACTACAGTGCTGATTTTGGTAAGGAATAA